Below is a window of Deinococcus aquaedulcis DNA.
TTGCATGTCTTAAGCACGCCGCCAGCGTTCACCCTGAGCCAGGATCAAACTCTCCAAAAAATGGTTATCAAAAGCCCGAAAGCTCCTTGATACAGTCTGATGCCTCGCTTGCGCTTGGCTTTCGCTCCAAAGGAGCTTTGTTCGCACTCCGCATGCGGAGTGCTCTTCGTGACTCTGGAGACCTCCGGGGGGAGATCCGGTCACACGACCCTGTCAGGTCGCCCTGTACGCTCTTCTTCGCCTTGTCATGCTCCCCGCCTCGCTTGAGGCTCAGAAAAGATACAGGCAATAGCTAAACTTGTCAACACCCCTCTCTTATCGCCTCGTTGGCGGTTGGATAAGAGGGGAAAATCGCACTGCAGTACGGCGTTTCGCCGTGGCCTGCCCCCGTAGGAAACAGCGCGCCCTCTCCCCTCTCCTTCCGGGCAGCGCCGCGCTTCTATACTGGGCTCTTGCACACGACCCGCCCCCCGGCCAACGGGATCAGGGCGGAAGGGAGGCACGCCCCATGCAGGAACTGCTTGAAAAGCTGGCGTCGCTCCGGGAGTACCTTTGACATTCCCGGCAAAACGCGGCGCCTGAACGAACTGGATAGAGAACTCAGCGACCCCGAACTCTGGAACGATTCCGCGCGCGCCCGCAAGGTGACGCAGGAAGCTGGCACGCTGCGCCGCGTCGTCGAGAGCTACAGCACCCTGAATTCTGATGCCCAGGGCCTCTCGGAGATGCTGGAAATGGCCAGCCCCGAAGAGCGCGAGATGCTGCTGGAAGAACAGCAGTCCATTGAGGCGCGGGTAGACGAGCTGTACAAGGAAACGCTCTTCACCATGAAGCATTCCGACACCGCCGCCATTGTGCGAGTGAAAAGCGGTGCGGGCGGCACCGAGTCCATGGACTGGGCCGGCATGCTCTCGCGCATGTACATGCGCTGGGCCGAGCGCCGGGGCTTCAAGGTTGAGATGATTGACCAGGTGGACGGCGATCAGGCCGGGGTGGTCAGCAGCGAATTCATCATCCGGGGTGAAAAGGCGTTCGGGATGATGGCGCCGGAACACGGCGTGCACCGCCTCGTGCGCGTCTCTCCCTTTGACTCC
It encodes the following:
- the prfB gene encoding peptide chain release factor 2 (programmed frameshift); the protein is MQELLEKLASLREYLDIPGKTRRLNELDRELSDPELWNDSARARKVTQEAGTLRRVVESYSTLNSDAQGLSEMLEMASPEEREMLLEEQQSIEARVDELYKETLFTMKHSDTAAIVRVKSGAGGTESMDWAGMLSRMYMRWAERRGFKVEMIDQVDGDQAGVVSSEFIIRGEKAFGMMAPEHGVHRLVRVSPFDSNNRRHTSFASVDVVPEVPEEEINIHIPDSDLRRDVFRSQGAGGQGVNTTDSAVRLTHLPTGIAVASQQTRSQIKNHEIALQILKQRLYDIEMRKREEEEAKARGEQKKIEWGSQIRSYVLDKQYIKDHRTGVMKHNPDDVLDGDLADLQWAGLEWLAGKRVAEEAGDDE